A single genomic interval of Peribacillus sp. FSL H8-0477 harbors:
- a CDS encoding ABC transporter ATP-binding protein, producing MTQSLLKVEHLQTAFRTGKGEVVSVEDVSFQLNAGQTIGIVGESGCGKSVTSLSIMRLLGQTGYIKKGTISLNGKDLTSLTEAELRDVRGNEAAMIFQEPMTSLNPVFTIGNQMIEMIQLHMKLSKKEAKQYAVKMLQKVGIPRAEDVINEYPHKLSGGMRQRVMIAMALSCKPKLLIADEPTTALDVTIQAQILELMKTLRDESNTAIMIISHDLGVIAEMADTVLVMYAGEVVEEADVFTLFDEPKHPYTLGLMQSIPHLETESEERLASIPGTVPTLQNMPSGCRFHTRCPYVMDQCLKEKPKLQGLDEKMGHQVRCWLYEEEQKSENREEAVL from the coding sequence TTGACGCAAAGTCTGCTGAAGGTAGAACATTTACAAACCGCCTTTAGAACGGGAAAAGGCGAGGTCGTATCAGTTGAAGATGTTTCATTTCAGCTGAATGCTGGACAAACCATTGGCATCGTCGGAGAATCCGGCTGCGGAAAAAGCGTTACCTCTCTTTCCATCATGAGGCTGCTCGGTCAAACTGGCTATATCAAAAAAGGAACAATTTCGTTGAATGGAAAAGACCTGACGAGTTTGACCGAAGCGGAATTGAGGGATGTACGAGGCAATGAAGCCGCGATGATCTTTCAAGAGCCAATGACATCACTAAATCCTGTTTTTACAATTGGAAATCAAATGATTGAAATGATTCAGCTTCACATGAAGCTTTCAAAAAAAGAAGCGAAGCAATATGCCGTAAAAATGCTGCAAAAGGTCGGGATTCCAAGAGCAGAAGATGTCATTAATGAATACCCTCACAAACTTTCAGGTGGAATGAGGCAAAGAGTTATGATTGCTATGGCACTCTCCTGTAAGCCAAAGCTGCTAATTGCAGATGAACCAACCACGGCTTTGGATGTTACCATACAGGCACAAATTCTTGAACTGATGAAAACGCTGCGTGATGAATCAAATACAGCAATCATGATTATTTCTCATGATTTAGGAGTAATTGCTGAAATGGCGGATACAGTTCTGGTGATGTATGCCGGAGAGGTAGTAGAGGAAGCGGACGTCTTTACACTATTTGACGAACCTAAACATCCCTATACGCTGGGCCTAATGCAATCCATACCTCACCTTGAAACAGAATCAGAAGAAAGGCTTGCCTCGATACCAGGAACTGTACCTACCCTGCAAAACATGCCGAGTGGATGTCGTTTTCATACTCGTTGTCCGTATGTAATGGATCAGTGCTTAAAAGAAAAACCAAAACTACAGGGACTAGATGAAAAAATGGGTCATCAGGTCCGCTGCTGGCTTTATGAAGAAGAACAAAAAAGTGAAAACCGAGAGGAGGCGGTTTTATGA
- a CDS encoding amidohydrolase, with protein sequence MLQTWHNELEILYPQLVKWRRHLHQNPELSFQEVKTPAMIAEVLENLGIEVRKGVGGRGVVGVIRGGRPGKTIALRADFDALPIDDLKNVPYKSQVPGVMHACGHDGHTATLLGVAHVLNQNRSNLAGNVVLLHQHAEEQAPGGAVSMIEDGCLEEVDVVFGTHLTTSAPTGTYLYKEGLIMAASDQFNLTVQGKGGHSSTPHETIDAITVTTQIIHHWQYIISRKVDPQKPSVLSVGSFHAGLAPNVIADTAEISGSVRTYDADVRDQIEREIRKAVHAICDDAGATYTLEYKRGYPSVNNHPKETKLFVQAMEQAGFSDRLSEMTPLMGGEDFAYYLEQKPGTFFFTGARNEEVGADMPHHHPLFDFDETAMLDAGKAFLTLIHHYAVETAEQKAAEPIS encoded by the coding sequence ATGCTCCAAACATGGCATAACGAATTAGAGATTCTTTATCCCCAGCTTGTTAAATGGAGACGTCACTTACATCAAAATCCTGAGCTTTCCTTTCAGGAAGTGAAAACACCTGCTATGATCGCCGAAGTCCTTGAGAATCTTGGAATTGAGGTGAGAAAAGGTGTAGGCGGCAGGGGAGTAGTTGGTGTAATCAGAGGTGGAAGGCCTGGCAAGACGATTGCTTTACGTGCCGATTTCGATGCTCTCCCGATTGATGATTTAAAGAATGTTCCTTATAAGTCACAAGTGCCAGGCGTTATGCACGCCTGCGGCCATGATGGTCATACGGCGACTCTTCTTGGTGTAGCTCATGTCCTTAATCAAAACCGGAGTAATCTTGCTGGTAATGTTGTTTTACTGCATCAACATGCAGAGGAACAAGCTCCAGGTGGTGCTGTTTCGATGATTGAGGATGGATGTCTAGAGGAAGTCGATGTTGTATTTGGCACCCATCTCACAACAAGTGCACCAACAGGGACTTATCTTTATAAAGAAGGGTTAATAATGGCAGCTTCAGACCAATTCAATTTAACTGTGCAAGGCAAGGGCGGACATAGTTCAACACCTCATGAAACCATTGATGCAATCACGGTTACCACACAAATCATCCACCATTGGCAATACATCATCAGCAGGAAAGTAGACCCTCAAAAACCAAGCGTTCTGTCAGTAGGTTCTTTCCATGCAGGACTAGCCCCAAATGTAATTGCAGATACCGCAGAGATTTCAGGATCCGTAAGGACGTATGATGCAGACGTAAGAGATCAGATTGAACGAGAAATAAGGAAAGCTGTTCATGCAATTTGTGATGATGCTGGAGCAACTTATACGCTCGAGTATAAGCGCGGTTATCCATCGGTTAACAACCATCCAAAGGAAACCAAGCTCTTTGTTCAAGCAATGGAGCAAGCAGGGTTTTCGGATCGACTCTCCGAGATGACCCCATTAATGGGCGGAGAGGATTTCGCTTATTACTTGGAGCAGAAGCCAGGAACGTTCTTCTTTACTGGAGCACGAAATGAAGAAGTTGGTGCAGATATGCCTCATCATCATCCGCTGTTTGATTTTGATGAGACGGCGATGCTTGATGCTGGAAAAGCATTCTTAACGCTCATCCATCATTATGCAGTAGAAACAGCCGAGCAAAAAGCGGCAGAGCCAATTAGTTAA
- a CDS encoding ABC transporter ATP-binding protein, with product MNETSILVNNHNSFQEPQPILRVEGLKKHFPIKKGIISKTVGSVKAVDGLDFSVYPGETLALVGESGCGKSTTGRAIVQLDKQTEGTVYFEGENLSNLSNAALRKTRTQMQIIFQDPFSSLNPRMRIGDLLAEPLLTHRNISRKEAVEKVDDILKIVGLTPTHKSRYPHEFSGGQRQRIGIARAIILNPKLIVCDEPVSALDVSIQAQILNLLKDLQKEFQLTYIFIGHGLGAVKYISDRIAVMYLGRIVELGTTEEIFKSPRHPYTQILLNAYPIPNPHLRGRKRIVVKGDVPSPANPPSGCSFHTRCPYAQEICEQISPVLTEEKRSVACHFPLA from the coding sequence ATGAATGAGACATCTATACTGGTGAATAATCATAATTCTTTTCAGGAACCGCAGCCTATTCTTCGAGTAGAAGGATTGAAGAAGCATTTTCCGATAAAAAAAGGAATTATTTCTAAAACAGTAGGATCAGTAAAGGCTGTTGATGGTCTAGACTTTTCGGTTTATCCTGGTGAAACATTGGCACTCGTTGGTGAATCAGGGTGTGGTAAATCAACGACTGGCCGTGCCATCGTTCAGCTTGATAAACAGACTGAAGGAACAGTGTATTTTGAAGGAGAAAATCTATCAAACTTATCAAATGCAGCGCTAAGAAAAACAAGAACGCAAATGCAAATCATTTTTCAAGATCCATTTTCGTCGTTAAATCCGAGAATGCGTATCGGAGATCTATTAGCTGAACCGCTTTTGACCCATCGAAACATCAGTCGTAAAGAAGCCGTAGAAAAAGTAGATGATATATTGAAAATTGTCGGTCTGACACCAACACATAAATCACGATATCCCCATGAATTTTCTGGTGGTCAGCGCCAAAGAATCGGTATAGCCCGCGCGATCATATTGAATCCCAAACTAATTGTCTGTGATGAACCTGTCTCGGCGCTTGATGTATCCATACAAGCGCAAATCTTAAACTTACTTAAGGATCTTCAAAAAGAATTTCAATTAACGTATATCTTCATCGGCCATGGACTTGGAGCCGTTAAGTACATTAGTGATCGTATTGCGGTCATGTACCTTGGGAGAATCGTTGAACTAGGAACAACAGAAGAAATCTTTAAGAGTCCAAGACACCCGTATACACAAATCTTATTAAATGCCTATCCAATTCCTAATCCGCATCTGCGGGGACGGAAACGAATCGTCGTGAAAGGGGATGTCCCAAGCCCGGCTAATCCGCCAAGTGGCTGCAGTTTTCATACTCGATGCCCATACGCCCAAGAAATTTGTGAACAAATATCTCCCGTACTAACGGAAGAAAAGCGTTCCGTAGCCTGTCATTTCCCACTTGCCTAG